From the Aquitalea magnusonii genome, one window contains:
- a CDS encoding NADH:flavin oxidoreductase, giving the protein MRYPHLFAPITLNKLTLRNRVVSTAHAEVYAEPGGLPGDRYIRYYEEKAKGGLGLAICGGSSPVSIDSPQSWWKSVNLATDAIIDPLARLAEAMHRHGAKIMIQATHMGRRSSYYGEHWPHLVSPSGIREPVHRGNAKVIEQHEIRRIIADFAQAARRVKAAGMDGIEISAAHQHLIDQFWSPRTNFRSDEWGGSFENRLRFGVEVLNAVRAEVGPDFCVGLRMCGDEFHEDGLSHDMLKDIAAAMSETGLIDYLSVVGSGADTHNTLANCMPPMALPPEPFVHLAAGIKSVSKVPVMHAQSIRDPVQAERILASGMVDMVGMTRAHIADPHLVIKIRDGKEDQIRQCVGANYCIDRQYHGQDVLCIQNAATSREATMPHDIAKADKLRKVVVVGAGPAGLEAARVARERGHEVVLFEKQPQVGGQIVLAAKAPQREQMAGIVRWLDMETQRLGVDRRLGVAADKAMILAEKPDIVVLATGGVPYTSQVPDWGVDEGIAVSSWDILSGKVEPGKNVLVYDAVSTQAGFGVADFLSSRGSTVEIVTPDVKVGDDTGGTTFPIFYRRLYAQGIIPTPNFWLDKVYAEGDKKIAVLRNEYTEALEERAVDQVVIENGILPNDSLYWEMKELSKNQGQTDVHTLFASQPQPSLSQPLAAGEFLLFRVGDCISMHNIHGAIYDALRLVKDF; this is encoded by the coding sequence GCCAAGGGCGGCCTGGGCCTGGCCATTTGTGGCGGCTCCAGCCCGGTGTCCATCGACAGCCCGCAAAGCTGGTGGAAGTCGGTGAACCTGGCCACCGACGCCATCATCGACCCGCTGGCGCGGCTGGCCGAGGCCATGCACCGCCACGGCGCCAAGATCATGATCCAGGCCACCCACATGGGCCGCCGCTCCAGCTATTACGGCGAGCACTGGCCGCATCTGGTCAGCCCGTCCGGCATTCGCGAACCGGTACACCGTGGCAATGCCAAGGTGATCGAGCAGCATGAAATCCGCCGCATCATTGCCGACTTTGCCCAGGCGGCGCGCCGGGTGAAGGCTGCCGGCATGGACGGCATCGAGATTTCCGCCGCCCACCAGCATCTGATCGACCAGTTCTGGAGTCCGCGCACCAACTTCCGCAGCGACGAATGGGGCGGCAGCTTTGAAAACCGCCTGCGCTTTGGCGTGGAAGTGCTCAATGCGGTACGGGCCGAAGTAGGCCCGGATTTCTGCGTCGGCCTGCGCATGTGCGGTGACGAATTCCATGAAGACGGCCTCAGCCACGACATGCTGAAGGACATTGCCGCCGCCATGTCGGAAACCGGCCTGATCGACTACCTGTCGGTGGTGGGTTCCGGTGCCGACACCCACAACACCCTGGCCAACTGCATGCCGCCGATGGCCTTGCCGCCAGAGCCGTTTGTGCATCTGGCTGCCGGCATCAAGTCGGTGTCCAAGGTGCCGGTGATGCACGCGCAAAGCATTCGCGACCCGGTACAGGCCGAACGCATTCTGGCCAGCGGCATGGTGGACATGGTGGGCATGACCCGCGCCCATATTGCCGACCCGCATCTGGTGATCAAGATCCGCGATGGCAAGGAGGACCAGATCCGTCAGTGCGTGGGCGCCAACTACTGCATCGACCGCCAGTATCACGGTCAGGACGTGTTGTGCATCCAGAATGCCGCCACCAGCCGTGAAGCCACCATGCCGCACGACATTGCCAAGGCCGACAAGCTGCGCAAGGTGGTGGTGGTAGGTGCCGGCCCGGCCGGGCTGGAAGCCGCCCGCGTGGCGCGCGAGCGTGGCCATGAAGTGGTGCTGTTCGAGAAACAGCCGCAGGTAGGCGGGCAGATCGTACTGGCCGCCAAGGCCCCGCAGCGCGAACAGATGGCGGGCATCGTGCGCTGGCTGGACATGGAAACCCAGCGTCTGGGGGTGGATCGCCGTCTGGGCGTGGCCGCCGACAAGGCGATGATCCTGGCGGAAAAACCGGACATCGTGGTGCTGGCCACCGGTGGTGTGCCATATACCAGCCAGGTGCCGGACTGGGGCGTGGATGAAGGCATTGCCGTCAGCAGCTGGGACATCCTGTCCGGCAAGGTGGAACCGGGCAAGAACGTGCTGGTGTATGACGCCGTCAGCACCCAGGCCGGTTTCGGCGTGGCCGACTTCCTGTCCAGCCGTGGCAGCACGGTGGAAATCGTCACCCCCGACGTAAAAGTGGGCGACGACACCGGCGGGACGACTTTCCCCATTTTCTACCGCCGCCTGTACGCACAGGGCATCATCCCTACCCCCAATTTCTGGCTGGACAAGGTGTATGCCGAGGGCGACAAGAAAATTGCCGTGCTGCGCAATGAATACACCGAGGCGCTGGAAGAGCGGGCGGTGGATCAGGTGGTGATCGAAAACGGCATCCTGCCCAATGACAGCCTGTACTGGGAGATGAAGGAGCTATCGAAGAACCAGGGCCAGACCGACGTCCACACCCTGTTTGCCTCGCAGCCGCAACCTTCCCTGTCGCAGCCGCTGGCGGCGGGCGAGTTTTTGCTGTTCCGCGTGGGTGACTGCATTTCCATGCACAACATCCACGGTGCCATCTACGACGCCCTGCGTCTGGTGAAGGATTTCTGA